A window from Vulcanimicrobium alpinum encodes these proteins:
- a CDS encoding alpha/beta hydrolase, translating to MNVTLHRVGDGIAVLEYEARRARDVALVVGHGYSSSKHNLDGMCAFLASHGFAVYSLDFPGHKLGASGGRLRGVDDLVGAMAAAAEFARSRGAQTIYTVGHSMGATTALVAAGGDSRFAGAVAIATGYGRPTVLDALAARGVVDLRAAYVDGLSLPELASAWEPLLDDALLGLAGRPVLFVAADRDGMVSRASVEELHRRAGEPKTLVTVSSDHTFAGDNSRAAILHWLAAMHPRRAAAAAATPLVDAPL from the coding sequence ATGAACGTCACCCTGCATCGCGTCGGCGACGGCATCGCGGTGCTCGAATACGAAGCGCGCCGCGCGCGCGACGTCGCGCTCGTCGTCGGCCACGGCTACTCGAGTTCGAAGCACAACCTCGACGGGATGTGCGCGTTTCTCGCCAGCCACGGCTTCGCCGTCTACTCGCTCGATTTTCCCGGTCATAAACTCGGGGCGAGCGGCGGACGCCTGCGCGGCGTCGACGATCTCGTCGGAGCGATGGCGGCCGCCGCCGAGTTCGCCCGATCGCGCGGTGCGCAGACGATCTATACCGTCGGGCACAGCATGGGCGCGACGACCGCGCTGGTCGCCGCCGGCGGCGATTCGCGCTTCGCCGGCGCGGTCGCGATCGCGACCGGCTACGGGCGCCCGACGGTGCTCGACGCGCTCGCGGCGCGCGGCGTCGTCGACCTGCGCGCCGCGTACGTCGACGGGCTCTCGCTGCCGGAACTCGCGAGCGCCTGGGAGCCGCTGCTCGACGACGCGCTGCTCGGACTCGCGGGGCGGCCGGTGCTCTTCGTCGCCGCCGACCGCGACGGGATGGTCTCGCGCGCATCGGTCGAGGAACTGCACCGCCGTGCGGGCGAGCCGAAGACGCTGGTGACGGTCTCGAGCGACCATACCTTCGCCGGCGACAACAGCCGCGCGGCGATCCTGCATTGGCTCGCGGCGATGCACCCGCGGCGCGCCGCCGCCGCCGCCGCAACCCCGCTCGTCGACGCGCCGCTCTAA
- the moeB gene encoding molybdopterin-synthase adenylyltransferase MoeB, producing the protein MTTLAGSAALRRYSRHLLIPEVGLAGQEKLSRARVLVIGAGGLGSPVLAYLAAAGIGRLIVLDDDAVDETNLQRQILYDTADVGAPKAHRAAERLRALNPQIAIDALATRFEAGNARELVRLADVVVDGSDTFATRYLVNDACVLERKPDVHGAIFRFDGQLSIFGAPGGPCYRCVYPEAPPEHLVPSCAEGGVLGVLAGIVGSFQASEALKLVLGIGTPLVGRLLLVDALDARVREVRIARDPACPLCGDAPSIRDVGTVPERAAAERTVADADLDAYDALVADGAILLDVREAHERALGEVPGAVAIPATALEARLHELDTARTYVVACRVGAKSAWAAERLKEAGFGKVYHLRDGLLALAARDAAFDLF; encoded by the coding sequence ATGACGACGCTCGCCGGAAGCGCGGCGCTGCGCCGCTACAGCCGCCATCTGCTGATCCCCGAAGTCGGTCTCGCCGGACAGGAGAAGCTCTCTCGCGCGCGGGTGCTCGTGATCGGAGCGGGCGGGCTGGGTTCGCCGGTCCTCGCGTATCTCGCCGCTGCCGGGATCGGCCGGCTGATCGTGCTCGACGACGACGCCGTCGACGAGACGAACCTGCAGCGCCAGATCCTCTATGACACCGCCGACGTCGGCGCTCCGAAAGCGCATCGCGCCGCCGAACGGCTGCGCGCGCTCAATCCGCAGATCGCGATCGACGCGCTCGCTACCCGCTTCGAAGCGGGGAACGCACGCGAACTCGTGCGTCTCGCCGACGTCGTCGTCGACGGCAGCGACACGTTCGCGACACGCTATCTCGTCAACGACGCGTGCGTGCTGGAGCGGAAGCCCGACGTGCACGGCGCGATCTTCCGTTTTGACGGCCAGCTCTCGATCTTCGGCGCTCCCGGAGGCCCGTGTTATCGCTGCGTCTATCCGGAAGCGCCGCCCGAGCATCTCGTGCCGTCGTGCGCCGAAGGCGGCGTGCTCGGCGTGCTCGCCGGGATCGTCGGTTCGTTTCAAGCCTCGGAAGCATTGAAACTCGTGCTGGGGATCGGCACGCCGCTTGTCGGCCGCCTGCTGCTCGTCGACGCGCTCGACGCGCGCGTGCGCGAGGTGCGCATCGCACGCGATCCGGCGTGTCCGCTGTGCGGCGACGCGCCGTCGATCCGCGACGTCGGCACGGTCCCCGAGCGGGCCGCTGCGGAGCGCACCGTCGCCGACGCCGATCTCGACGCGTACGACGCGCTCGTCGCCGACGGCGCGATCCTGCTCGACGTGCGCGAGGCGCACGAGCGCGCGCTCGGCGAGGTCCCGGGCGCCGTCGCGATCCCCGCGACCGCGCTCGAAGCGCGCCTGCACGAACTCGACACGGCGCGCACGTACGTCGTCGCCTGCCGGGTGGGCGCGAAGTCGGCGTGGGCGGCCGAGCGCCTCAAGGAGGCCGGGTTCGGCAAGGTCTATCATCTGCGCGATGGACTCTTGGCGCTGGCCGCGCGCGACGCGGCGTTCGATCTCTTCTGA
- the rfbC gene encoding dTDP-4-dehydrorhamnose 3,5-epimerase → MIQALPTKFAEARVFVPDVFEDDRGFFKETWSDPKYAEAGLDLRFAQDSCSWSTRNVIRGLHYDFRMAKLVQCLKGRIWDAIVDLRRNSPTYLQWQGFLLTDRNHKQLFVPAGFGHGFLALDDEVVVHYKNSVPYDPANEGAVWWRNAKIGVEWPLVGEPRLSAKDAAVPEEFLP, encoded by the coding sequence GTGATTCAAGCGCTGCCGACGAAGTTCGCCGAGGCGCGGGTCTTCGTCCCCGACGTGTTCGAAGACGACCGCGGCTTCTTCAAAGAGACGTGGTCGGATCCGAAATACGCGGAGGCCGGACTCGATCTGCGCTTCGCGCAGGACTCGTGCTCGTGGTCGACGCGCAACGTGATCCGCGGGCTGCACTACGACTTCCGCATGGCGAAGCTCGTGCAATGCCTCAAGGGGCGGATCTGGGATGCAATCGTCGACCTGCGCCGCAACTCGCCGACGTATCTGCAGTGGCAAGGCTTTCTGCTGACCGATCGCAACCACAAGCAGCTCTTCGTTCCGGCCGGATTCGGCCACGGCTTCCTCGCGCTCGACGACGAGGTGGTCGTCCATTACAAGAACAGCGTGCCGTACGATCCGGCGAACGAGGGTGCGGTGTGGTGGCGCAACGCGAAGATCGGCGTGGAGTGGCCGCTGGTCGGCGAGCCGCGCCTCTCGGCGAAAGACGCTGCGGTTCCCGAAGAGTTTCTGCCGTGA
- a CDS encoding aldo/keto reductase, producing MIERPFGPLERTVPIVGQGTWNTPTRGDRADEAKRALRRGVELGMVHIDTAEMYGDGASERLIGEAIRGLPREQLFLVSKVLPSNASYEGTLRACDASLKRLGTDYLDCYLLHWRGGVPLGETMRALERLVHDGKIRSLGVSNFDVDDLQEARTALERDPIACNQVLYHLGERTIEAHEIPYCREHQIAVVAYTPFGRGDWTDRAGVQTLERIARAHGATTRQVILAFLTRADGIFAIPKASTVAHVEENAGAGDVQLDDEEIRAIDGAFPARRRRGGLPSL from the coding sequence GTGATCGAGCGCCCGTTCGGCCCGCTCGAACGCACCGTGCCGATCGTCGGACAAGGGACGTGGAACACGCCGACGCGCGGCGACCGCGCCGACGAGGCGAAACGCGCGCTGCGCCGCGGCGTCGAGCTCGGGATGGTGCACATCGACACGGCCGAGATGTACGGCGACGGCGCGTCGGAGCGGCTGATCGGCGAAGCGATCCGCGGGCTGCCGCGCGAGCAGCTCTTCCTGGTGAGCAAAGTCCTGCCGTCGAACGCGTCGTACGAGGGGACCTTGCGCGCGTGCGATGCCTCGCTCAAGCGGCTGGGGACGGACTATCTCGACTGCTACCTCCTGCATTGGCGCGGCGGCGTTCCGCTCGGTGAAACGATGCGCGCGCTCGAACGGCTCGTCCACGACGGGAAGATCCGATCGCTGGGCGTCAGCAATTTCGACGTCGACGATCTGCAGGAAGCGCGCACTGCGCTCGAGCGCGATCCGATCGCCTGCAATCAGGTGCTCTACCATCTTGGCGAGCGGACGATCGAGGCGCACGAGATCCCGTACTGCCGCGAGCATCAGATCGCCGTCGTTGCGTACACGCCGTTCGGCCGCGGCGATTGGACCGACCGCGCCGGCGTGCAGACGCTCGAGCGCATCGCGCGCGCGCACGGCGCGACGACGCGCCAAGTGATCCTGGCGTTTTTGACGCGGGCGGACGGCATCTTCGCGATCCCCAAAGCGTCGACGGTCGCGCACGTCGAGGAGAACGCCGGCGCCGGCGACGTGCAGTTGGACGACGAGGAGATCCGCGCGATCGACGGCGCGTTTCCCGCGAGGCGGCGGCGTGGGGGATTGCCGAGTCTCTGA
- the queG gene encoding tRNA epoxyqueuosine(34) reductase QueG: MKALARARGAAAVRIASAQPDALTRERMRAAFARGDLATWPYGEAYAAAASDPATLLPGARSVVCIAIPYATPVPRERRGYGRVSAYAWSADYHRAMRAQLAAIAAEIDALAGGAVTRVVCDTAPLAERAFAARAGLGWIGKHTSLIVKGLGSAVFLGEIVTTLALDADAPLRTSCGSCTRCISACPTSALRSDGTIDATRCISDLTQRRDAIPTALRPFVGTWVWGCDLCNDACPPSQRAGRAGDARFSPLEAQTAAPPLGALLALRDAAFRRWRRTAMGWRGAAVLRRNAAVAMGNALDRADVPALAEALRDDASALVRGHAAWALGRIASPRALDALRAAQAGERDPDVIEEILAALEPWRTAAALHHRTP; encoded by the coding sequence GTGAAAGCGCTCGCGCGCGCCCGCGGTGCGGCGGCGGTGCGCATCGCGAGCGCGCAGCCCGACGCGCTCACGCGCGAACGGATGCGGGCCGCGTTCGCGCGCGGCGATCTGGCGACGTGGCCGTACGGCGAGGCCTACGCGGCGGCGGCGAGCGATCCGGCGACGCTGCTCCCCGGCGCGCGCAGCGTCGTCTGCATCGCGATCCCGTACGCCACGCCGGTGCCGCGCGAACGCCGCGGCTACGGACGCGTCTCCGCGTACGCGTGGTCGGCCGACTATCATCGCGCGATGCGCGCGCAGCTCGCGGCGATCGCCGCGGAGATCGACGCGCTCGCCGGCGGGGCCGTGACGCGCGTCGTCTGCGACACCGCGCCGCTTGCGGAACGCGCCTTCGCCGCGCGCGCGGGGCTGGGCTGGATCGGGAAGCACACGAGCCTGATCGTGAAAGGTTTGGGGTCGGCGGTGTTCCTCGGCGAGATCGTGACGACGCTCGCGCTCGACGCCGACGCGCCGCTGCGCACCTCGTGCGGGTCGTGCACCCGCTGCATCAGCGCGTGTCCGACCAGTGCGCTGCGCAGTGACGGCACGATCGACGCGACCCGCTGCATCAGCGATCTCACCCAGCGGCGCGACGCGATCCCTACCGCGCTGCGGCCCTTCGTCGGGACCTGGGTGTGGGGCTGCGATCTGTGCAACGACGCGTGCCCGCCTTCGCAGCGCGCCGGCCGCGCCGGCGACGCGCGGTTCTCGCCGCTGGAGGCGCAGACGGCGGCGCCGCCGCTGGGCGCCCTGCTCGCTCTGCGCGACGCCGCGTTCCGGCGCTGGCGCCGCACCGCGATGGGCTGGCGCGGCGCGGCGGTCCTGCGCCGCAACGCAGCCGTCGCGATGGGCAACGCGCTCGATCGCGCCGACGTGCCGGCGCTCGCCGAGGCGCTCCGCGACGATGCGAGCGCGCTGGTGCGCGGCCATGCGGCCTGGGCGCTCGGCCGGATCGCTTCGCCGCGAGCGCTCGACGCGCTGCGCGCGGCGCAAGCGGGCGAGCGCGATCCGGACGTGATCGAGGAGATTCTCGCGGCGTTGGAACCCTGGCGGACCGCGGCGGCGTTGCACCACCGAACGCCATGA
- the moaA gene encoding GTP 3',8-cyclase MoaA has product MIDLIAARAEALVDAFRRPITYLRVSVTDRCNLRCVYCMPEAGLPWIPKPEILDYEEIAAIIRAAASIGVRSIRLTGGEPLIRCDLERLVALIAAIPGIDDIALSTNGLLLADQAAALRAAGLRRVNVSLDTLHDDRFTAIARRPGLSRVLAGIDAALAEGLGPVKLNCVLMRGVNDDELEAFAEMTRTRAVHVRFIEVMPVHDNVALQRDAWISSDEVLERLGALGALHAVPNPHGNGPARTFAYDGVPGTVGVISPLAHDYCETCNRVRLSADGRLKLCLFGDHLIDLRTPLRAGGGEAAIVALLRAAMHVKPERHHLALGETASAMRAFSEIGG; this is encoded by the coding sequence GTGATCGACCTCATCGCGGCCCGCGCGGAAGCCCTCGTCGACGCCTTTCGCCGGCCGATCACGTATCTGCGCGTCTCGGTCACCGATCGCTGCAACCTGCGCTGCGTCTACTGCATGCCCGAAGCGGGGTTGCCGTGGATCCCCAAGCCCGAGATCCTCGACTACGAGGAGATCGCGGCGATCATCCGGGCGGCGGCGAGCATCGGCGTGCGTAGCATCCGCCTGACCGGCGGCGAGCCGCTGATCCGGTGCGATCTCGAACGGCTCGTCGCACTGATCGCCGCGATCCCGGGGATCGACGACATCGCGCTCTCCACCAACGGGCTGCTCCTCGCCGACCAGGCGGCCGCGCTGCGCGCCGCCGGACTGCGCCGCGTCAACGTCTCGCTCGACACGCTCCATGACGATCGCTTCACCGCGATCGCGCGCCGGCCCGGGCTGAGCCGCGTCCTGGCGGGGATCGACGCCGCGCTCGCCGAGGGCCTCGGTCCGGTGAAGCTCAACTGCGTGCTGATGCGCGGCGTCAACGACGACGAACTCGAAGCGTTCGCGGAGATGACGCGCACGCGCGCGGTGCACGTCCGCTTCATCGAGGTGATGCCGGTGCACGACAACGTCGCGCTGCAGCGCGACGCCTGGATCTCCTCCGACGAGGTGCTCGAACGGCTCGGGGCGCTCGGCGCACTGCACGCCGTACCGAACCCGCATGGGAACGGGCCGGCGCGCACCTTCGCCTACGACGGCGTGCCGGGGACCGTCGGCGTCATCTCGCCGCTCGCGCACGACTACTGCGAGACCTGCAACCGCGTCCGCCTCTCCGCCGACGGCCGGCTCAAGCTGTGCCTGTTCGGCGATCACCTGATCGACTTGCGCACGCCGCTGCGCGCGGGCGGCGGCGAAGCGGCGATCGTCGCGCTGCTGCGCGCCGCGATGCACGTCAAACCCGAGCGGCACCATCTCGCGCTCGGCGAAACGGCGAGCGCGATGCGCGCGTTTAGCGAGATCGGCGGCTGA
- a CDS encoding phosphate-starvation-inducible PsiE family protein, translating into MSVTRPKRLPAEQQAIRVLGWTERVVFAVIGVILFVAAIALLLHAGAHLLPMFGTGDIIDETTVFLDLILLTLMVVELAYTVVLSLKGAVLIAEPFLIVGLIAVIRRILVITVGHAQGSQNPAVSSSPALLELGVLTGVALAFVVSIVVMRGRPRDRSLDIFVQDE; encoded by the coding sequence ATGAGCGTCACGCGTCCCAAACGGCTTCCCGCCGAACAACAGGCGATCCGCGTCCTGGGCTGGACCGAACGGGTGGTGTTCGCGGTGATCGGAGTGATCCTGTTCGTCGCGGCGATCGCGCTGCTGCTCCACGCCGGGGCGCACCTGCTGCCGATGTTCGGCACGGGCGACATCATCGACGAGACGACGGTCTTTCTCGATCTCATCCTGCTCACGCTGATGGTCGTCGAACTCGCCTACACCGTCGTGCTCTCGCTCAAGGGCGCCGTGCTCATCGCCGAACCGTTCCTGATCGTCGGGCTCATCGCGGTGATCCGGCGTATCCTCGTGATCACCGTCGGCCACGCGCAGGGGTCACAGAACCCGGCCGTGTCGTCGTCGCCTGCGCTGCTCGAACTCGGCGTCCTCACCGGCGTCGCGCTGGCGTTCGTGGTGAGCATCGTGGTGATGCGCGGCCGCCCCCGCGACCGCTCGCTGGACATCTTCGTCCAGGACGAGTAG
- a CDS encoding GNAT family N-acetyltransferase → MSRVFIRYALPSDAERLVSDGVVDGSTPGGDPWPARVQKGLSEQQAGRRLVLVAEDASGLLGTVQLVFSFPKGYSDREAANGIDVAMVEALRTRSDAPHGVATQLITDVQNLARKRGVKTLTFLLHMGDNRGIAQAKSWGFEEFRIMPEAGRMLAFFRKSIE, encoded by the coding sequence GTGAGCCGGGTCTTTATCCGCTACGCGTTACCGAGCGACGCCGAGCGGCTCGTGTCGGACGGCGTCGTCGACGGGAGCACGCCCGGCGGCGACCCCTGGCCAGCGCGCGTTCAGAAGGGGCTGAGCGAACAGCAGGCGGGGCGGCGCCTCGTCCTCGTCGCCGAGGACGCATCCGGATTGCTCGGGACAGTGCAACTCGTCTTCAGCTTTCCCAAGGGCTACAGCGATCGCGAGGCGGCGAACGGAATCGACGTCGCGATGGTCGAGGCGCTGCGGACGCGCTCGGACGCACCGCACGGCGTCGCGACGCAGCTCATCACCGACGTGCAGAATCTCGCCCGCAAGCGCGGCGTGAAGACGCTGACGTTCCTGCTGCACATGGGCGACAACCGCGGGATCGCGCAAGCGAAGTCATGGGGCTTCGAGGAGTTTCGCATCATGCCCGAGGCCGGCCGGATGCTGGCGTTCTTCCGAAAGTCGATCGAATGA
- a CDS encoding c-type cytochrome: MQLKSFTVLASVAMCSFLAVGCSKGSDQSSQSTTTTTTSTTAPASQSGSNASSASAATGDAGHGKTIFTANCAQCHGASGIEGGVGPSLKDEKSRKNYEQAVAWIKNPKPPMPKLYPSPLSEKDVDDVAAYVESL, from the coding sequence ATGCAGTTGAAATCGTTCACCGTCCTCGCCTCTGTCGCGATGTGTTCGTTCCTTGCCGTCGGATGCTCGAAGGGCAGCGATCAGTCGTCGCAGTCGACGACCACCACGACCACGTCGACGACCGCGCCCGCCTCGCAGTCGGGGAGCAACGCGTCGAGCGCGTCGGCGGCGACGGGTGACGCGGGCCACGGCAAGACGATCTTCACGGCGAACTGCGCGCAGTGTCACGGTGCGAGCGGAATCGAGGGCGGCGTCGGACCGTCGCTCAAAGACGAGAAGAGCCGCAAGAACTACGAGCAGGCCGTTGCGTGGATCAAGAACCCGAAGCCGCCGATGCCGAAGCTCTATCCGTCGCCGCTGAGCGAGAAGGACGTCGACGACGTCGCCGCTTACGTCGAGAGCCTGTAA
- a CDS encoding deoxyribodipyrimidine photo-lyase: MFAFTRDLRLNDHAGLAAAARHGVVVPVHVIDPVSAARLRRSPRRAAYYCAAIRALDASLRARGSALIVRRGNAGPVLRALARALGAGVVAWSCGYDAKTIRRDRDLQSTLEEAGLRALPMHDGPAIPPEDAAAAHSRGDGYRAFVPYHARWRTLLPPQDAGSASFAAVEIASEALPIPEEFGSQAPLPGDAGEDAARAKLRTFLQSAVLQYGVARNVPAARETSRLSAELSFGTIAAREVVRSACERAADPFLLAEERASLRLYLRALAERDFFLQLAWYNESLAEEPLQPKMRRFAFARTHPHLDAWRSGRTGFALVDAGIRELRATGWMHPRVRAIAAAFLCFDLGVDWRIGRDEWDVYLVEDDPALAAGNWQWIAGVGADLAAYPRIYNPVKQARRFDPAAEYIRTWIPELAGQPDVAILDPGLGGREQQLPLPLFGTRSYPPPVLDHETAARAFLERYAREVRTPA; this comes from the coding sequence GTGTTCGCATTTACGAGGGACCTGCGGCTGAACGATCACGCGGGGCTCGCCGCGGCGGCGCGTCACGGCGTCGTCGTCCCCGTTCACGTGATCGATCCGGTGAGCGCCGCGCGTTTGCGCCGCTCGCCGCGGCGCGCCGCGTACTACTGCGCAGCGATCCGCGCGCTCGACGCGTCGCTGCGCGCTCGGGGGAGCGCGCTCATCGTGCGGCGCGGCAACGCGGGACCCGTGCTGCGTGCGCTCGCGCGCGCGCTCGGCGCCGGCGTCGTCGCCTGGAGCTGCGGCTACGACGCGAAGACGATCCGGCGCGACCGCGACCTGCAGTCGACGCTCGAGGAGGCGGGGCTGCGCGCGCTGCCGATGCACGACGGGCCGGCGATCCCGCCCGAAGACGCGGCGGCTGCGCATTCGCGCGGTGACGGCTATCGTGCGTTCGTCCCGTATCACGCGCGCTGGCGCACCCTGCTCCCGCCGCAGGACGCCGGCAGCGCGTCGTTCGCCGCCGTCGAGATCGCGAGCGAAGCGCTCCCGATCCCCGAAGAGTTCGGCTCGCAGGCGCCGCTGCCCGGCGACGCCGGCGAAGACGCGGCGCGCGCGAAACTGCGCACGTTTCTGCAGTCCGCCGTCCTGCAGTACGGCGTCGCGCGCAACGTCCCCGCGGCGCGTGAAACGTCGCGGCTCTCAGCCGAACTCTCGTTCGGGACGATCGCGGCGCGCGAGGTCGTGCGCTCCGCGTGCGAGCGCGCCGCCGATCCGTTTCTGCTCGCGGAGGAGCGCGCCTCGCTGCGTCTGTACCTGCGCGCGCTCGCGGAGCGAGATTTCTTTCTGCAGCTCGCGTGGTACAACGAGTCGCTCGCGGAGGAACCGCTGCAGCCGAAGATGCGGCGCTTCGCGTTCGCGCGGACGCATCCGCATCTGGATGCGTGGCGCAGCGGGCGCACCGGGTTCGCGCTCGTCGACGCCGGCATCCGCGAACTGCGCGCGACCGGTTGGATGCACCCGCGCGTGCGCGCGATCGCGGCGGCGTTTTTGTGCTTCGATCTGGGCGTCGACTGGCGGATCGGCCGCGACGAGTGGGACGTGTACCTCGTCGAAGACGATCCCGCGCTCGCCGCCGGAAACTGGCAGTGGATCGCGGGCGTCGGCGCCGATCTGGCCGCCTATCCGCGCATCTACAATCCAGTGAAGCAGGCGCGCCGCTTCGATCCCGCCGCCGAGTACATCCGCACGTGGATCCCCGAACTCGCCGGCCAGCCCGACGTCGCGATCCTCGATCCGGGCCTCGGCGGCCGCGAACAGCAATTGCCGCTGCCGCTGTTCGGGACGCGTTCGTATCCGCCGCCGGTGCTCGACCACGAAACCGCGGCCCGCGCGTTCCTCGAGCGCTACGCGCGCGAAGTGCGCACGCCCGCCTGA
- a CDS encoding GNAT family N-acetyltransferase, translating to MSTLAVIFPVLRTTRLRLEPVRPEHADLMFEGLQDPSLYRYQNDPIPATRAALRERYARLASGRAPGPGGALWLNWISIDADGAATGYVQATVDAAFAHAEIGYVILAAQQRRGYAREGVGALVAQLFACGAGVVRATVDRRNVASQRVLARLGFTRVRSRRSDDVIGGMRGIDDDYERIAPARRGGGAAVPKTIA from the coding sequence ATGAGCACGCTCGCCGTGATCTTTCCGGTGTTGCGCACGACGCGGCTGCGGCTGGAACCGGTTCGCCCGGAGCATGCCGACCTGATGTTCGAGGGCTTGCAGGATCCGTCGCTGTACCGCTACCAGAACGATCCGATCCCGGCGACGCGCGCGGCATTGCGCGAGCGGTACGCGCGGCTCGCCTCCGGGCGCGCGCCGGGGCCGGGCGGCGCGCTCTGGCTCAACTGGATCTCGATCGACGCGGACGGCGCCGCGACGGGCTATGTGCAGGCGACCGTCGATGCGGCCTTCGCGCACGCCGAGATCGGCTACGTGATCCTCGCGGCGCAGCAGCGCCGCGGTTACGCGCGCGAAGGGGTCGGCGCGCTCGTCGCGCAGCTCTTCGCGTGCGGGGCCGGCGTCGTGCGCGCGACCGTCGACCGGCGGAACGTGGCCTCGCAGCGCGTGCTGGCGCGCTTGGGATTCACGCGCGTCCGGTCGCGCCGTTCCGACGACGTCATCGGCGGGATGCGCGGGATCGACGACGACTACGAACGCATCGCTCCCGCGCGCCGAGGCGGCGGCGCCGCCGTGCCGAAGACCATCGCATGA
- a CDS encoding aminopeptidase P family protein, with amino-acid sequence MSEEQARAAHDVGTPENLLKFMTSGWALPPATRAPKVEGIERFAARRDALSAAFPGETLIVPTGREKTRANDTAYRFRPGTDFYYLTGNTEPDNVLVLVPRGGTHDALLYCEPNPGKTDATFFTDRVKGELWVGPRLGLPQTEQRFGIAAKPLAELAGDLADVPAQQRRSLRGIDPELDATLAVDGDGERDGAFATFLSELRLIKDDLEVRELRRAIAATQRGFDDVVRALPSAKTERYVEGVFNFRARVDGNDVGYNTIAASGANACTLHWTRNDRTIGDDELLLLDAGVEAETLYTADITRTVPIGGRFTPEQRTIYQLVYDAQQAAFAKCAPGNDFLEPNRAAMHVLAHGLERLGILPSAEDALRDENLFYKRYSLHNVSHMLGLDVHDCAAARAETYKFGALRAGMVLTVEPGLYFQPDDLTVPAKYRGIGVRIEDDVLITESGVDILSAAIPSAPDAVEAWVQSARESAASSR; translated from the coding sequence ATGAGCGAGGAGCAAGCGCGCGCGGCGCACGACGTCGGCACCCCCGAGAACCTGCTGAAGTTCATGACGTCGGGCTGGGCGCTGCCGCCCGCGACGCGGGCGCCGAAGGTGGAGGGGATCGAGCGCTTCGCCGCCCGCCGGGACGCACTCTCGGCGGCGTTTCCCGGCGAGACGCTGATCGTTCCGACCGGGCGCGAGAAGACCCGCGCGAACGACACCGCGTATCGCTTCCGCCCCGGGACCGATTTCTATTACCTCACCGGCAACACCGAACCGGACAACGTGCTGGTGCTCGTTCCGCGCGGCGGGACGCACGACGCGCTGCTCTACTGCGAGCCCAATCCCGGCAAGACCGACGCGACGTTCTTCACCGATCGGGTGAAGGGCGAACTCTGGGTCGGCCCGCGCTTGGGCCTGCCGCAGACGGAGCAGCGGTTCGGCATCGCGGCCAAGCCGCTCGCCGAACTCGCCGGCGATCTCGCGGACGTGCCGGCTCAGCAGCGCCGGAGCCTGCGCGGGATCGATCCGGAACTCGACGCGACGCTCGCCGTCGACGGCGACGGCGAACGCGACGGCGCCTTCGCGACGTTCCTCTCGGAGCTCCGGCTGATCAAGGACGATCTCGAAGTGCGCGAACTGCGCCGCGCGATCGCGGCGACGCAGCGCGGCTTCGACGACGTCGTGCGCGCCCTGCCCTCCGCGAAGACGGAACGCTACGTCGAGGGCGTGTTCAACTTCCGCGCGCGCGTCGACGGGAACGACGTCGGATACAACACGATCGCGGCGAGCGGCGCCAACGCGTGCACGCTGCACTGGACGCGCAACGACCGCACGATCGGCGACGACGAGCTGCTCCTGCTCGATGCCGGCGTCGAAGCGGAAACGCTCTACACCGCCGACATCACGCGCACGGTTCCGATCGGCGGCCGCTTCACCCCCGAACAGCGCACGATCTATCAGCTGGTGTACGACGCGCAGCAGGCGGCGTTCGCGAAGTGTGCGCCGGGCAACGACTTCCTCGAACCGAATCGCGCGGCGATGCACGTCCTCGCGCACGGCCTCGAGCGGCTCGGGATCCTGCCGTCGGCCGAGGATGCGCTGCGCGACGAGAACCTGTTCTACAAGCGATACTCGCTGCACAACGTCAGCCACATGCTCGGCCTGGACGTCCACGATTGCGCGGCGGCGCGCGCCGAGACGTACAAGTTCGGCGCGCTGCGCGCGGGGATGGTGCTGACCGTCGAACCGGGGCTTTACTTCCAGCCCGACGACCTGACCGTTCCGGCGAAGTATCGCGGGATCGGCGTGCGCATCGAGGACGACGTGCTCATCACCGAATCCGGCGTCGACATTCTCTCCGCAGCGATCCCGAGCGCGCCGGACGCCGTCGAGGCGTGGGTGCAGTCGGCCCGCGAGTCGGCGGCGTCCTCGCGCTGA